From Leifsonia sp. fls2-241-R2A-40a, one genomic window encodes:
- the pyrF gene encoding orotidine-5'-phosphate decarboxylase, which translates to MTFPYAQQPAGESFGARLARVFADRGRLCVGIDPHAHLLETWGLPASADGLRSFGLTVVEAVAGRAGIVKPQVAFFERFGAAGYAALEEVLAAARAAGLLVIADAKRGDIGTSVTAYAEAWLTPGSPLEADAMTAAAYQGVGSLTEAMTLAEQSGKGVFVLAATSNPEAAAVQQAIVQTGPRTGRSVARAIIEDVHAFNQEQRSGAPFGSVGLVLGATVDLADYGIDVATAGDRTPALPVLAPGFGHQGARVEDAARLFGTLVGGVIVSESRGLLSAGPHGLADAVARRSDELRAAHV; encoded by the coding sequence ATGACGTTCCCGTACGCGCAGCAGCCGGCGGGGGAGTCCTTCGGGGCTCGGCTCGCACGGGTGTTCGCCGACCGGGGGCGGCTGTGCGTCGGCATCGACCCGCACGCGCACCTGCTCGAGACGTGGGGGCTGCCGGCATCCGCCGACGGCCTCCGCTCCTTCGGGCTCACCGTGGTGGAGGCGGTCGCCGGCCGGGCGGGGATCGTCAAGCCGCAGGTCGCGTTCTTCGAGCGGTTCGGCGCTGCCGGATACGCGGCTCTCGAGGAGGTGCTCGCTGCAGCCCGCGCCGCCGGACTGCTCGTGATCGCGGACGCCAAGCGCGGCGATATCGGCACCAGCGTCACGGCGTACGCCGAGGCGTGGCTGACGCCCGGTTCGCCCCTGGAGGCCGATGCGATGACCGCGGCGGCGTACCAGGGCGTCGGATCGCTGACGGAGGCGATGACCCTCGCCGAGCAGTCCGGCAAGGGAGTCTTCGTGCTGGCCGCGACCTCGAATCCCGAGGCGGCGGCTGTTCAGCAGGCGATCGTCCAGACCGGTCCGCGGACCGGGCGGTCCGTCGCGCGTGCGATCATCGAAGACGTGCATGCATTCAATCAGGAGCAGCGTTCGGGTGCGCCGTTCGGCTCGGTCGGGCTCGTGCTCGGCGCGACCGTCGACCTCGCCGACTACGGGATCGACGTCGCGACGGCGGGGGACCGCACTCCGGCCCTCCCCGTGCTCGCCCCCGGATTCGGCCACCAGGGCGCCCGGGTCGAGGACGCCGCGCGACTGTTCGGCACCCTGGTCGGCGGCGTGATCGTCAGCGAGTCCCGCGGCCTCCTCTCCGCCGGCCCGCACGGACTGGCCGACGCGGTCGCGCGCCGCTCCGACGAGCTGCGGGCGGCGCATGTCTGA
- the gmk gene encoding guanylate kinase, with protein sequence MSEPVASASARPAPPEVDRQAASQAAVAARRARAAVKASIASREVSPLAVLDHATADPDGVEGRLRVTEFLLSVPAIGTTKMQDALDRLSISPAKRLGGLGRHQRLRLRQFLIERESRSARQRNRLVVLAGPTAVGKGTVSTYIREHYPDVLLSVSATTRAPRPGEVDGVNYYFVDDAEFDRMIEAGELLEHATVHNAYRYGTPRAPIEKALADGRSVLLEIDLQGARQVRESMPEARLIFLLPPTWEELVRRLIGRGTEQAAEQQRRLETAKVELAAQDEFDYKVVNHDVAEAAREVVDLMKVRAAPTRP encoded by the coding sequence ATGTCTGAGCCGGTCGCCTCCGCATCCGCTCGTCCGGCCCCTCCCGAGGTCGACCGCCAGGCCGCTTCGCAGGCGGCCGTCGCGGCACGCCGCGCGCGCGCCGCGGTGAAGGCGTCCATCGCCTCCCGCGAGGTGTCACCGCTCGCCGTGCTCGACCACGCGACGGCCGACCCGGACGGTGTCGAGGGACGCCTGCGGGTGACGGAGTTCCTGCTCAGTGTTCCCGCGATCGGGACCACCAAGATGCAGGACGCGCTGGACCGGCTGTCCATCTCGCCGGCGAAGCGCCTCGGGGGCCTGGGCCGCCACCAGCGACTGCGCCTTCGTCAGTTTCTGATCGAACGGGAGAGCCGCAGCGCGCGGCAGCGCAACCGCCTCGTCGTGCTCGCGGGGCCGACCGCGGTCGGGAAGGGCACCGTCTCCACGTACATCCGCGAGCACTACCCGGACGTGCTGCTCTCGGTGTCCGCGACGACGCGTGCACCGCGTCCCGGGGAAGTGGACGGCGTCAACTACTACTTCGTCGACGACGCGGAGTTCGACCGGATGATCGAGGCAGGCGAACTGCTCGAGCACGCCACGGTGCACAACGCCTACCGCTACGGCACGCCGCGCGCGCCGATCGAGAAGGCGCTGGCCGACGGCCGCAGCGTCCTGCTCGAGATCGACCTGCAGGGGGCGCGCCAGGTGCGCGAGTCGATGCCGGAGGCGCGCCTGATCTTCCTGCTCCCGCCGACGTGGGAGGAGCTGGTCCGGCGCCTGATCGGACGGGGCACCGAGCAGGCGGCCGAGCAGCAGCGCCGCTTGGAGACCGCGAAGGTCGAGTTGGCGGCGCAGGACGAGTTCGACTACAAGGTCGTCAACCACGACGTCGCAGAGGCGGCCCGCGAGGTCGTAGACTTGATGAAGGTCCGCGCGGCGCCGACGCGTCCGTAA
- the rpoZ gene encoding DNA-directed RNA polymerase subunit omega gives MATSNNGIIDPPIDDLLSRVESKYALVIFASKRARQINDYYADLHEGSLFDNVGPLVDSSVDDKPLSVALHEINEDKLVVKPIAATE, from the coding sequence ATGGCCACCAGCAACAACGGCATCATCGACCCGCCCATCGACGACCTGCTGTCCCGCGTCGAGTCGAAGTACGCGCTCGTGATCTTCGCATCCAAGCGCGCCCGCCAGATCAACGACTACTACGCCGACCTTCACGAGGGCAGCCTGTTCGACAACGTCGGACCGCTCGTCGACTCGTCCGTCGACGACAAGCCGCTCTCGGTGGCGCTCCACGAGATCAACGAGGACAAGCTGGTCGTCAAGCCGATCGCCGCGACCGAGTAG
- a CDS encoding bifunctional phosphopantothenoylcysteine decarboxylase/phosphopantothenate synthase: MTIVVGVTGGIAAYKAVGVIRALVLEGHSVHVVATENALRFVGRPTLEAISRNPVATDLYEGVAEVRHVAIGQSADLIVIAPATANTIAKLAAGLADDLLGNTVLASTAPLVIAPAMHTEMWRNAATVANIATLRSRGVTVIGPASGQLTGADSGPGRMEEPEVIVRAALRAAGATPRAVEAPAPLAVTASAPGNDVVVLSERRRANEAARRPRGGVDLAGKRVVVTAGGTREPLDPVRFLGNRSSGRQGVALASAAQARGADVILIAAHLEVEPPEGVELIEVQTALELQEAVREAARAADIIVMTAAVADYRPAETRDAKIKKSEHGDTLTLELVVNPDILAGLVSERRDGQVIVGFAAETEPDPHGLIELGRTKLAAKGSDFLVLNQVGWSQGFATESNEVVVLRKGGDIVMEASGSKLSVADRILDVIA, encoded by the coding sequence TTGACCATCGTCGTCGGAGTGACCGGCGGCATCGCCGCGTATAAGGCCGTCGGTGTCATCCGCGCACTCGTCCTCGAGGGTCACTCGGTGCACGTGGTCGCGACCGAGAACGCCCTCCGGTTCGTCGGCCGTCCGACGCTCGAGGCGATCAGCCGCAATCCGGTCGCGACCGACCTCTACGAAGGCGTCGCCGAGGTGCGGCACGTGGCGATCGGCCAGTCCGCCGACCTCATCGTCATCGCGCCCGCCACGGCGAACACCATCGCCAAGCTCGCGGCCGGCCTGGCCGACGACCTGCTCGGCAACACCGTCCTCGCCTCCACGGCGCCGCTGGTCATCGCCCCGGCGATGCACACCGAGATGTGGCGCAACGCCGCGACGGTCGCCAACATCGCGACCCTGCGCAGCCGCGGTGTCACGGTGATCGGGCCCGCCAGCGGTCAGCTGACCGGAGCGGACTCGGGACCCGGGCGGATGGAGGAGCCGGAGGTCATCGTCCGCGCGGCCCTCCGTGCGGCCGGGGCGACCCCGCGAGCGGTCGAAGCGCCGGCGCCGCTTGCGGTGACGGCATCCGCACCGGGCAACGACGTGGTCGTGCTCTCCGAGCGCCGCCGTGCCAACGAGGCGGCGCGCCGCCCGCGCGGGGGAGTCGACCTGGCGGGCAAACGCGTCGTCGTGACCGCGGGAGGGACGCGCGAACCGCTCGACCCCGTCCGGTTCCTCGGAAACCGCTCCAGCGGCCGGCAGGGAGTCGCCCTCGCCAGTGCCGCCCAGGCACGCGGGGCCGACGTCATCCTCATCGCCGCCCACCTCGAGGTGGAGCCGCCGGAGGGCGTCGAACTCATCGAGGTGCAGACCGCTCTCGAGCTGCAGGAGGCGGTGCGCGAGGCCGCACGCGCTGCGGACATCATCGTGATGACGGCCGCCGTGGCCGACTACCGCCCGGCCGAGACCCGCGACGCCAAGATCAAGAAGTCCGAGCACGGCGACACCCTCACGCTCGAGCTCGTGGTCAACCCGGACATCCTCGCCGGCCTGGTGTCCGAGAGGCGCGACGGCCAGGTCATCGTCGGCTTCGCGGCCGAGACCGAACCCGACCCGCACGGCCTCATCGAACTGGGCCGCACCAAGCTCGCCGCGAAAGGCAGCGACTTCCTCGTGCTCAACCAGGTGGGCTGGTCGCAGGGCTTCGCAACGGAGAGCAACGAGGTCGTCGTGCTCCGAAAGGGCGGCGATATAGTGATGGAGGCCTCGGGCAGCAAGCTGTCGGTGGCCGACCGTATCCTCGACGTCATCGCTTAA
- the metK gene encoding methionine adenosyltransferase, translated as MADLRLFTSESVTEGHPDKICDQISDSILDALLTVDPHSRAAVETLVTTGLVHVAGEVTSSGYVEIPALVRNKLVDIGYDSSDVSFDGTQCGVSVSIGAQSPDIAQGVDNALETRAEQSHDDLDRQGAGDQGIMFGYATTETPQYMPLPIWLAHRLAERLAEVRKNDTLDYLRPDGKTQVTIGYEGAVPKSVQTVVLSTQHAPQVSNEQLQAEIIEEVINPVLHTAGLETSHIRTLINPTGRFEIGGPKGDAGLTGRKIIVDTYGGASRHGGGAFSGKDPSKVDRSAAYAMRWVAKNAVAAGFADRLEVQIAYAIGKAAPVGLYVETFGTANVPEERIISAIRDVFDLRPAAIIRDLDLLRPIYARTATYGHFGRELPEFTWERLDRVDDLRSAAGI; from the coding sequence ATGGCAGATCTGCGTCTCTTCACGTCCGAGTCCGTCACCGAAGGCCACCCGGACAAGATCTGCGACCAGATCTCCGACAGCATCCTGGATGCGCTGCTCACCGTCGACCCGCACAGCCGCGCCGCCGTGGAGACGCTCGTCACCACCGGCCTCGTCCACGTCGCCGGCGAGGTCACCTCCAGCGGCTACGTCGAGATCCCGGCCCTGGTGCGCAACAAGCTCGTCGACATCGGGTACGACTCGTCCGACGTCAGTTTCGACGGCACCCAGTGCGGCGTCTCCGTGTCGATCGGCGCGCAGTCGCCCGACATCGCCCAGGGGGTCGACAACGCCCTCGAGACACGTGCCGAGCAGAGCCACGACGACCTCGACCGCCAGGGCGCGGGCGACCAGGGCATCATGTTCGGCTACGCCACCACCGAGACCCCGCAGTACATGCCGCTGCCGATCTGGCTGGCGCACCGGCTCGCCGAGCGCCTCGCCGAGGTCCGCAAGAACGACACGCTCGACTACCTCCGCCCGGACGGCAAGACCCAGGTCACCATCGGCTACGAGGGCGCTGTGCCGAAGTCGGTCCAGACGGTGGTGCTGTCCACGCAGCACGCCCCGCAGGTGTCGAACGAGCAGCTGCAGGCCGAGATCATCGAGGAGGTCATCAACCCCGTGCTGCACACGGCCGGGCTCGAGACCTCGCACATCCGCACGCTCATCAACCCGACCGGGCGCTTCGAGATCGGCGGCCCGAAGGGCGACGCCGGACTGACCGGCCGCAAGATCATCGTCGACACGTACGGCGGAGCATCCCGTCACGGCGGTGGCGCCTTCTCGGGGAAGGACCCGTCGAAGGTCGACCGCTCGGCCGCCTACGCCATGCGCTGGGTCGCCAAGAACGCCGTCGCCGCGGGCTTCGCCGACCGCCTCGAGGTGCAGATCGCGTACGCGATCGGCAAGGCCGCACCTGTCGGGCTCTACGTCGAGACGTTCGGGACCGCGAATGTCCCGGAGGAGCGCATCATCAGCGCCATCCGCGACGTCTTCGACCTGCGGCCGGCCGCGATCATCCGCGACCTCGACCTGCTGCGCCCGATCTACGCCCGCACCGCGACGTACGGCCACTTCGGCCGCGAGCTCCCCGAGTTCACCTGGGAGCGGCTCGACCGCGTCGACGACCTGCGCTCGGCCGCGGGAATCTGA